The stretch of DNA TTACTTGACTCTATTACGGTAAGCAGCTCCCCAAAAACTTTCGAAATATTTGCCCTATTAATTTCATCGATGATGAAGACATACTTATCTTCGTCCACGGCCTTACTTGGGGACTTACCGACCAATGCAAGCACGTCTGAGACCTTAGCACTTTTCATCCTATGAACAGATGGCGTCATTAATTTATTGCCACCATTTAGATGAAGAACTTCGTGAACCTGTTGATCAATCCACTTCACTTTTCTTGTATGAGGATACCCAGGATTATCAGGTCTAAATTCATAGTCTCCAGTCACAATACCGATAGCTCTAATAGATGTTTGAGAATTAAAAACACAAATAATATCATTGATTTTCATCTCTTCAACAAACATCGTAAGTTGCTGTCTTCCTGCCGAATCGGGATGAGCATCGTAATATTCATTTATATCGTTTCTAGAAAAGTCGACATGATCAAAGCTCAGCATCGCGAGCCCCTTGCGCATCGCATTTTCAAACGTAGCGGGCTCAGTTCGACTTCCCAACGAAAGACGCCAAACTTCAGATGATTCAGTTACCCCCTCAAAACGGCCCGCAATAGACCTGTTTCGCATGTTATCCACAAAATCTTTAAAAACTCCGTCTCGAAGTTCATACTGGATAGACTTGTCCTCGCCGAAGCTTGGAAAGATACCTTCCATAAACTCTTCATACGAATATGAAGAGTGAAAAGTTACAAAACCAATTTTTTTAAGTTCTCTAAGGTCTTCAAACCGACTCATAACCGCTCTGTGAAGCTCTTTAGGGTCACTGATCTGTGGCAATCTACCATCGATAATTTCCACAGCTTCATAAGCAGTACGAAAAGTCTTTCCTGTTCCTGGGGGGCCATAGAATATTTGATTCAGCGGTTTCTTCATTTGATTTTCTACTCTTTCTTGAGGAGCTATCTCATTTGGTTTCACACCTCCTGGGATTGGGGTTAGTACCGACCCAGTGCTTTCTTGGTAAAGAGTATTTAGAATATTCACGAGTTCCCGAGGAGCTTCTGTTAAATAGGCACCTTGATTCAAGGAAAGGTTTTTATTGAAAAATAGGTTTTTGTGCTTGTCTAATAACATTCGAAGGATTGACTCAAATCGTTTGCTTAAAATGAGCCCCCTAGAAATCGGTGGCTTTAGTCTTTCAAAGCCCTTAAGAGGGATGCGATACGCCTCCTCGCCCTGCCACTCTGTGCCCTCTATCCCTTCAAACGTATCATCAACTACATTGGCAACCTGAGATATACCCGTTACGGCTTCATTATTCGTCAAATGAAATACAATATCCCCAGGTTGAACTTCTCTCATTACACTGTAAATATCGCGACCATCCTTAGAGAGCTGAGGCGACCAGAGCGCCTTGCCAACTGCATCTGGCCCTACTACGCGATCAGGCCTATCCTTCGTTATAGTTTTCTCAACCCAATAACGTCTAGAAGGTGTCGCACCAAAGTCAAAACTGTCCACCTCATCTCGGGTCAAAATGAGGTCTCCAAATTGCCGCAAAAATTTTGGCAGCTCATTGGTACTTTTAGGAATTTCAAAGAAAACATTATCACTTCCCATTTTCTCTGAAAATTTGGAAATTCGATCGCTGTTCCAAACGTCTCTTTTCTTCGGAGCATAGTTCCAGATCAATTTACCATTTTCGACTTCATGAATTTCAAAGAGTGGCCCTATTTTTTTCCCTGTGTAAGCTACCAGATAATAGTTCCCATCTTCACGCCACTCGATGAAAAGAATATGAAATATCTGATTGCCACTTGTTACCTTTACCGCCCCCATAAGCGGCTTATCGTCAGCCCAGGTATGAAAGCCTTTTAAAGGCCGACCTTCTTGGATAACTTCCACAGCTAACTCGGGTGTGTTTTTATGTCTTTTAATTAGTTGGAAAATCTCTGATGCTTTTTTGTGATCCATTTCTTGTTTATCGGAATTCGGGCCAGATTATATATAGGACCTACGTCGATCAGAGTTTAAATACAAAACAGTCGATCAAGAAATACAATATTAGGAATAGCTCCTAGATATTTAGACCATCGCGAAGAATAAATATCTTATGCTTAGAGAAGAATTAAAATAACCGTGTCCGTTTTTTATTTCTAGAATCAATAACCAAAACAAAATGTTAAATTTCAGTTAAATAATAATTTGAACCAAACTTTGTTAAAACCTTAAAAAATGCTAAAGCAAAAATTGATTAATCCGATAAATTCTTAGTGACGGGCTTTCACGAAAGTGAATTCCGTAGGAAGTTTCTAATGGCGAAATATGTTCCAAGTATTTAGACAATTGCTTTTTGCATTTAATGATATTAGCAAGCCCGTCACACCAAATTATGAAGACAGAACAACTCACTAATCGCATCTGGCTGACAAAAAAAGCACGAATGAATGCAGAAAATAGACTACTTAGAGTTGACTTTATTTTGTCGTACCTTTTGGTTTACTATAGTACTTCACTTGCCGCTCTTCAACTATCTCCCCTTTACTTTGAAATCAACAATGAGGGGCAGTTCAATTGGATCACTACCACAATGTCAATTTTTGTGCTTCTATTTTCTACAATTATGGCGAGCAGCAACTTTAAATTAAGAGCAGATAAAATGAAGTCCTCATATATTCTTCTTACGCAGCTAGAGTACGATTTATCGTATGGTTCAAGTGCTTCCGACATAGCAAGCAGATATACCTTAATTCTGGATAGAACTGACAACCATTCGCAGAGAGACTACGAAAAAGCCCAACTCTGGTCAAAAGCTCACCCAGATGAGACCGTATTTTCAACAATATATAGACACCTAAAATATGCAGGGATAACGGCTGCCATCTATATTGTTGTAATCGCTAGTTTAGCTATTCCCTTCCTGTTACTAATAAAATTTATCTACCCAGAACTTAAGAATGTTTGAAGTTCTGAAAAAAATTTTTCTTAATAAAGTTCGTCACAAACCTACAGCAGGAATTGATCGCATCCGACCCGATCGATTCGAAAAAAATTTAGATTCAGAACTGGAAACGATCTGCAAAAAAATAATGGAAGGCAGTTTCCGATTCCGGCCCTATAAGGAAGTTTTAATCAGTAAAGGAAAGGGCAAAGCTCCTCGAGTGGTCTCAATTCCTACCGTACGCGACAAATTGGTTCTAAACTGGCTTCTAATACACTTGCAAAATGAATTCAGAATTGATGACAATTTTGTGTACACAACAATCGATAAGGTTAGGTCAGCACTTCTATCTTCGAAATATTACTATTGCAAACTCGATATTTCCGGCTTTTACGACAATATAAATCACGATTTACTTTTGACCAGTTTGCAAGAAAAAATTAGCTCTAAAAATTTGATTGAGCTAACTAGCAAAGCCATAACCAATCCTACTACTCCACAAAACGCGAGAACTGATGAAACCAACCGATTAGGTGTTCCACAGGGAATCCCTGTATCAAACTATCTCGCCAACTTCTTCGGAAAAAGAATAGATGTAGCTCTAGAAAACAACCCGGAGGTTTTTTATATCCGCTATGTCGACGACTTACTCTTACTTGCAGAAGATAAGGCTACACTAGAAAAATGTAAAAAAATTCTAACCGACAGAGTGCGCTCGGCTGGCCTCTTAGTAAATGGCGAAAAAACTCGCGAGGGTCACCTTCGAAGCACCGGTATCGACTTTCTGGGCTATCATTTTACATCACATACCGATGGGAAAGTTAACCTCAGCGTCCGCCGCAGCTCCTATCAAAAACATTACTTATCAATTTTGAGAGTCTTTTCCCAATATGCTCGACAAAAGAAATCTCTCAAAGAAATAAATATGAAAAAATTTATTTGGGATTTAAACCTTAAGATTACGGGAGCCATCATTGATGGCGACCGCTATGGCTGGCTATTCTTTTTTTCACAAATAGATGAATCTTGTCACCAGATTTTCGCGTTAGACGAGTTCGTGGATGCACAACTTAGAAAAAACGGCCTTTCGCGAAATGACCTCAAAATAAAAAGGCACTCAAGAACACTTAAAGAAATTAAAAAAAATCTAAAAAATACGGACTATATACCTAAAGATCATAACTTTAATGCTGATCAAAAAAGGAGTTTTCTGATTGAAGTATGCAATGTCTCAATAGAAGAAATAGGCCTAATGAGCGACGACCAGATAAACATCACCTTTAAAAAGGCTATCTACCTCGATGCTCGACAGCTCGAAAAAGACCGCGGATCAACCTCCTAGATAAAAAATTTGTTATTGGTTCAGAATATAAACTATTAGCAACCGATATTAGCCTCGCAATGCTCTTCCGAGTTATTCCACATCACCGAATTGGCTCTTAGAAAGTCATTCAAAGGGAATCTCGTTCGTCGAGCCTAAGCGCAAGGCACTTTAATGCACTAGACACTTCTCTCACGACATAATGCGAGGCGCCAAAATGGCTTTTTGATTGATAGTCAAGGCGATAGTCCTTAAAAGTTTCAAAATGACCTCAACTATTTTGACCAATTTTGAGCTCCATCAGATCGAAAGAAAAATCGAAGAGATTTTCGCCGTTCTCGATGATTTAGATCCAGAAGTTCTTGAGCACGCTGATAAATTGGCTCGTCATCATGAGATTCTGGACCATTACGAAAGCCTTCTTAAGCTTTCGTATAAGAAGGCCCGAATCACGGAGAGTGGATTAAAGCTCGTTTAACCCGCTTCTACATGACGTTTTTTACGCACCGGCTTATTCCTCTTAGTTTCCAAGTTATCGATAGCTTTTTTTAATGCCTCCGCCTTCACTAAATCTTTAGCCCAATTTTTTGGTCTTTTCTCGAGATATAACCTTTCAATTTCCTTTCCTTTGGTACTATCCAGAAGAAGCCCGCCGAATATATCCCGGCATTCCATCGCTACAATTTCAACTTTATTATCTCGTTTTTTTTCAGCAATGTATTCCTTGGCATCTTTGGAAAACTCCCACGCAACAAAAATACCCTTTTTCTTTTTACCCAATGCCCCAAAAAACCTTTGTAAATCTGGGCGACCGACTGAAGTTTTTTCGTAGTTCTTGATCTGGATCGGAGTTCCATCATCGGTCCATCCGTCAACTCCTTTGTCGCCAGATTTTCGATCATTCACTTTCCAACCCTGAACTTCACAGACTTTTTCAGCGAATAAATGACCATTCATTTTTTTGAGTTCAATATCAGTTTGCGGAAGATTTTTGACTTCAAGTCTCATTTTTCCCTCTCGAATTGCTGGAACATCAAAGTACAATCGCTCGGTCATAATCTTCACAGATACAGGTGAAACGTCGCCCGTGATAAATGCCCTACCAAGGTCAGCACAAACTTTTGCAGTGGTTCCTCCGCCTCCAAAGCAATCAAGTACGATATCACCTTTGTTGGAAGCGCACTCGATAATCCTTTTAATTAACGCCTCAGGTTTTTGAGTTGGATAGCCCAAACTCTCATCAGCTTTCGACCCGATGAGTTTAATATCATCCCAGATATCTGAAACAGCCACGCCTTTATTTTCTTCCAAATAATATTTCAAATTTGGAATACCATTCTTTGACCATACTATTAGCTTTTTCCTATCGTATTCTTCTAAATGTTTATGAATAGTAACCCAGTGAGCTCCCGATTTTCCACGTCTATTCGGGTCGACGCCCCTCCAAGGTTTCCCGGTTTCTCCATTCCTCTTTCCACTAACAAGCAACGGAACAAGTCGGTATCGACCTTTGTGATCCGTGTAACGATAGTTTTTTAATGAACTTTCAGACAAGGCTTGCCTCTGAATGTGGTATGTATATTTATCTGATTTTGAATAGAAAAAGATTGTATCGTGAGCTCTTTTATAGATCCCATTGATACTTGAGGTGTTAGAACTTCGTTTCCATATGATTTCATTCCGAAAATTATTTTCTCCGAAGACATCATCGAGGACACATCTCAACCGATGAGATGCATGCCAGTCACAATGTAGAAAAATACTTCCAGTCTTTTTTAATTTTTGATGGATGAGCTCAACTCTTGGCCTCATCCATTCAATATAATGGGAAATCCCGCCCGCGAAGCGATCACCGAATGAACGGACTTCGTATCCATTGCCCCAAATAATTTCATACTGCTTATTAGAAAAAAAGGGCGGGTCGATGTAACATAGATCAACACTTTCGTCTTCGAGTTGCTTAAGCCATTCAAGGTTATCTCCACAAATAATATAATTTCCGGCCTTATCGTTCCTAAAAGCCCACGCCCCCTTTACACCCATTCAAACTCTCCCCAATTTAGTAATTAATCATTAGTTTATTTCTAATCAAATTTTGTTTGTTTTTTTGAAAGCCAGCTAGTGTTTTCAAAAAGGCAGGTCCTCTTAGATTTGAGCAGGGGAAGTTATTTCCTCTGCTCAAATAGGCCTGCAAACATTTTAGTTAGAAAGTCCGGGCACATTTTTCCGGACATGTAGATTCTTTGACGATCCGTTAGGTTGAGGGCAGATTATCTCCCGAGAAAATCCCACGTCTTCAATGGGTGGGGCACGACGCTCGCTAATTTAAAAATAGCTATCCCATCTTAATGCGCTTGGAAGTTGTCTAAACTTAGCAGAGGGAGTTTAAATTACAATAAACTGCATGAGAACTAGAGAAGCAAAGATGCGAAAACAAAAAAACCCGCCTTCCAGCGGGTTTAATATTTCACTCAGAGGCTCATTTCCGGTGAAACTTCCTTCGATTCACGATCGAAGAACAAAATTGGTAGTGAGAGGCGGACTTGAACCGCCGACCTACGGATTATGATTCCGTTGCTCTAACCAGCTGAGCTACCCCACCACACGAACGCTTATCTTTTGAATTTGCGTAGGAATGTTTTTAGGGTTTGGGGCGCGTTATGTCAATAATGGGCTTTGCGTTAAGTACACTTTTTTAAGTGATTGCCCAATAAATTAGCTCTTTCACCCCTCCCCAGACCTTCCTATATTGGATTTGGCTTTAGGGACGCCGTCATTTATGAATATAACTATATGAAAAAGACCCTGCTTCTAACTATGTCCCTGTGCCTTTTACTTTCAGCCTGCGCCACGGACTATAAAGGACCGCTTCCGGATTTAAATAAAAAAGGCCCTGCGGCCCAAGAAGAATTCCGTCAGTTTTACATCAACGACGACTTTTGGGATCAAGCCGCCTTTTACCAAATGGGACCAAACAAAGAACAATATTGGCTAAAATCTATGGAGCCCGTCCTGGAACACGTGTCTCCCGAAAGCAGGGCGCGCTTAGAAAAAGCTTATAAACTGCAACTGGCTTCGCAAATTTTAATCTGGGGTGCTGTTGCCGCCATTTTCTTAATCCCCACCCAAGATGATGCTCAGACCAAATCACAGCTATGGGGCGCATATTTTGTGGGGTTTGGCGGATCTGTCGCCACGGGAATGATGTCAGCCCATGAACGTGCAGAGGCCGCCAAAATCTATAACCGCGACCTAAAAAACAAACTCATCCCCGACGTGAATCTGACTTGGAGCTTTTAAGCCCATCCCACCGTCAAATGACAAACTGACTTTTGATTATTGCAGACTAAAATAAAGACTTCTTTTCGCAGGAGGTCTTTATGGCATGGAATCCAGTTGGCAATGACACCGGAGTTTTCATTCACGAATACCAAGTCGAAGAATACGGGCGCACCAACTGTGTCGCCGTAAAAACCCCGAAAGGGTTGCTGATTTTAAGTCCTTCGCAAAAAACTTCGCCCGAAGATTTTGAATGGGTGCGTGCTCAAGGTGGTGTTGCCGGATTTGTAGCCCCCCACGGAGGGCACACCTTGGGATTTGCAGAATGGGTGAAGCAATTCCCCAACTGCCCCATTTACACCGCCCCCGGATCCATCCCACGCATTAAAGAAGTCACACACCTTCATGCCCGGTCGATTGTGGAAATCGCAAACCTGGATGAAACTGTGCGCTGGATTGTGCCGGAAGGTTCTAAAAACGACAGCCTGCTTTTAGAAGTGCGTCGTGGCGCGCGGCCCGTGGTTTATATTAACGAAACATTGGCGGATCTTGAAAAACAACCAGGGCATAATTTTTTATCGCGCCTGTTTTTTAAGCTTTTGGGATTGCATGAAGGCTTTAGTGTTAACCGCGCGTATTTAAGAATTTACGTCAAAGACACGCAAACTTTGCGCGATGAAACTTTGCAGCTTTTAAAATCAAATCCTTACGTGATTTTGGCTCACGGCCCCGTGCGGTCTTCGGCGCAAGACCTGCAAAGATCAAAGGAATTGCTGGCACAAATCTAGGCCTCGTTTTTCTCTTGGCTTACATAGGCTCTGATGTCGTCCATAAGGTGACTAGAAACCATCCATCCACCCACATTAAAATGCGTTATAGTTTCACCGGATTGCCTATCAATAAAAGTCGAAATCAGATTAGGATTTTTCCTCTCTCCGAACGAAATAAATGCCTCCCAATCGTGAGTCAGTGCCTTAACGGCGCTGGAAGCTACTTCCTTATATTCAGAAATATTGTGAGGTTTGTATTTCTCGATCAAAAATAGTAGCTTCACAAAAGTCCCGCGCTTCCTGTGAATAGATACCGTGTTGGTCATACCTAAAAGACATAAATATCCGAAATAAATTCGATCGAGAGAATCAAGATCACCCACTAGCTGCTCAACATCATCAAAACGCAAGAATGGCCTTTTACCCGTACAATTAGATATACGTCCAAGGGACGCATAGTACAATCGAACTAAAAGATTTCGCTCGATGACCTGCTCGTCGGCTATGTATCCATTAGAAATTCCGTCTCCGAACTCACCTCTTTTCCTCTCAAATAGCAGGCCAAAACGATCATATATTACTCGCTGCAACTCAATAATTTTCTTCTCGTTTGATCTCCGATCTGCGGAGCTAACGGTGGTTTGTTGATTTGTAGCAGTCGATATTTTATCTATCAATTGAACCGCTGAATTTTCAAACTCACTTCCCAGGGGATTATTCAAAGTAATAATTTTGACCAAAACCTCCTTGTTTTCAAAGATCTTTTCAGCTTTCGAGTAGTCATTTTCTTGAAGTAACTTACTTAAGGTATATGCGGTCTGCCCTCCATTAATAATTTGAGGATTTTTTAGCATCAATTTCGCCTTACTTTTTTGGCCAATGCGCTCATTGATCGAAGTTTCGTTCGAAACAAAAGTTATTCCGTTATTGAAGAGTGCAAACTCATTAGTTTCCTGAGATACAATTGTATCTCTAATAGCTATGTTTACCTTTTTCCCTTCAAGCTCTAAATAACTACGAGGATTAAATTTCAATATTGAATTTTTATACTTAGTCAGAATTTTGGCAATTTCAATTGTAGGAACGAACAAAACGGTAATTTCGGCCTCCCCTAAAGAGGTATTTACCGGATAGCTAATCTTAGATCCTGCATTTTTATTGCTCAAGTCAATCTGAATACTTAAATCGGATGCATTAAAAAATGTCCCCGATATCACAGGAAACACCAAACGCTGGTAACACTTATCAAAATCAAAAATTATAACTGGCAACTTGCCAAATAGCTTGTTGGCAACTAATTTTAAGCCTTTGTCGACATTTGCTATCAAAATCACCTGATATTTGTATCTGGCAACATCCTCAATTTTTCC from Bdellovibrio bacteriovorus encodes:
- a CDS encoding reverse transcriptase domain-containing protein, translated to MFEVLKKIFLNKVRHKPTAGIDRIRPDRFEKNLDSELETICKKIMEGSFRFRPYKEVLISKGKGKAPRVVSIPTVRDKLVLNWLLIHLQNEFRIDDNFVYTTIDKVRSALLSSKYYYCKLDISGFYDNINHDLLLTSLQEKISSKNLIELTSKAITNPTTPQNARTDETNRLGVPQGIPVSNYLANFFGKRIDVALENNPEVFYIRYVDDLLLLAEDKATLEKCKKILTDRVRSAGLLVNGEKTREGHLRSTGIDFLGYHFTSHTDGKVNLSVRRSSYQKHYLSILRVFSQYARQKKSLKEINMKKFIWDLNLKITGAIIDGDRYGWLFFFSQIDESCHQIFALDEFVDAQLRKNGLSRNDLKIKRHSRTLKEIKKNLKNTDYIPKDHNFNADQKRSFLIEVCNVSIEEIGLMSDDQINITFKKAIYLDARQLEKDRGSTS
- a CDS encoding AIPR family protein — encoded protein: MSKYQTLLNILDKIRDESIETKFKQKYQPDKADIEKVNQARSRAFIHLYLLVSHGILDFTEREHFITDGTQDGGIDGYYIDTDKKVISLIQSKFRTSQSNFEQKHITLEELLSMDVDRILNGETTDEKGNDYSGKVLQLVREIGKIEDVARYKYQVILIANVDKGLKLVANKLFGKLPVIIFDFDKCYQRLVFPVISGTFFNASDLSIQIDLSNKNAGSKISYPVNTSLGEAEITVLFVPTIEIAKILTKYKNSILKFNPRSYLELEGKKVNIAIRDTIVSQETNEFALFNNGITFVSNETSINERIGQKSKAKLMLKNPQIINGGQTAYTLSKLLQENDYSKAEKIFENKEVLVKIITLNNPLGSEFENSAVQLIDKISTATNQQTTVSSADRRSNEKKIIELQRVIYDRFGLLFERKRGEFGDGISNGYIADEQVIERNLLVRLYYASLGRISNCTGKRPFLRFDDVEQLVGDLDSLDRIYFGYLCLLGMTNTVSIHRKRGTFVKLLFLIEKYKPHNISEYKEVASSAVKALTHDWEAFISFGERKNPNLISTFIDRQSGETITHFNVGGWMVSSHLMDDIRAYVSQEKNEA
- a CDS encoding SLATT domain-containing protein, whose amino-acid sequence is MKTEQLTNRIWLTKKARMNAENRLLRVDFILSYLLVYYSTSLAALQLSPLYFEINNEGQFNWITTTMSIFVLLFSTIMASSNFKLRADKMKSSYILLTQLEYDLSYGSSASDIASRYTLILDRTDNHSQRDYEKAQLWSKAHPDETVFSTIYRHLKYAGITAAIYIVVIASLAIPFLLLIKFIYPELKNV
- a CDS encoding AAA family ATPase, which translates into the protein MDHKKASEIFQLIKRHKNTPELAVEVIQEGRPLKGFHTWADDKPLMGAVKVTSGNQIFHILFIEWREDGNYYLVAYTGKKIGPLFEIHEVENGKLIWNYAPKKRDVWNSDRISKFSEKMGSDNVFFEIPKSTNELPKFLRQFGDLILTRDEVDSFDFGATPSRRYWVEKTITKDRPDRVVGPDAVGKALWSPQLSKDGRDIYSVMREVQPGDIVFHLTNNEAVTGISQVANVVDDTFEGIEGTEWQGEEAYRIPLKGFERLKPPISRGLILSKRFESILRMLLDKHKNLFFNKNLSLNQGAYLTEAPRELVNILNTLYQESTGSVLTPIPGGVKPNEIAPQERVENQMKKPLNQIFYGPPGTGKTFRTAYEAVEIIDGRLPQISDPKELHRAVMSRFEDLRELKKIGFVTFHSSYSYEEFMEGIFPSFGEDKSIQYELRDGVFKDFVDNMRNRSIAGRFEGVTESSEVWRLSLGSRTEPATFENAMRKGLAMLSFDHVDFSRNDINEYYDAHPDSAGRQQLTMFVEEMKINDIICVFNSQTSIRAIGIVTGDYEFRPDNPGYPHTRKVKWIDQQVHEVLHLNGGNKLMTPSVHRMKSAKVSDVLALVGKSPSKAVDEDKYVFIIDEINRANISKVFGELLTVIESSKREGEANCVKVQLPYSKQKFVVPKNLHIIGTMNTADRSIAMMDIALRRRFSFVELNPNYSLVPEQVDGLPIRQVLNNLNRSIAMFIGRDYRLGHSFLMKERISDLTDFKKVWFTEIMPMLSEYFHGDWNKLKEIVNDFVDESIWGEEDDGRSYDWIRMEDVSDEKFSELIRKLAS
- a CDS encoding DNA methyltransferase, which gives rise to MGVKGAWAFRNDKAGNYIICGDNLEWLKQLEDESVDLCYIDPPFFSNKQYEIIWGNGYEVRSFGDRFAGGISHYIEWMRPRVELIHQKLKKTGSIFLHCDWHASHRLRCVLDDVFGENNFRNEIIWKRSSNTSSINGIYKRAHDTIFFYSKSDKYTYHIQRQALSESSLKNYRYTDHKGRYRLVPLLVSGKRNGETGKPWRGVDPNRRGKSGAHWVTIHKHLEEYDRKKLIVWSKNGIPNLKYYLEENKGVAVSDIWDDIKLIGSKADESLGYPTQKPEALIKRIIECASNKGDIVLDCFGGGGTTAKVCADLGRAFITGDVSPVSVKIMTERLYFDVPAIREGKMRLEVKNLPQTDIELKKMNGHLFAEKVCEVQGWKVNDRKSGDKGVDGWTDDGTPIQIKNYEKTSVGRPDLQRFFGALGKKKKGIFVAWEFSKDAKEYIAEKKRDNKVEIVAMECRDIFGGLLLDSTKGKEIERLYLEKRPKNWAKDLVKAEALKKAIDNLETKRNKPVRKKRHVEAG